In Chryseobacterium geocarposphaerae, the following are encoded in one genomic region:
- a CDS encoding SusC/RagA family TonB-linked outer membrane protein codes for MRKETQKLLVLSLLGLVSVNLAAQQKAKKDTIKSIDEVVVTALGIKRHDKSLGYVAEKVNSEEILKTQNNNWAQALEGKVAGLKIQTAGAGPLGSSLIKLRGDISMNPANNGALIVVDGVPLNSSTTGTGFSAYGAGSKADLPIDYGNNLNTINLDDIESMTILKGSTASALYGSRGAGGAIMITTKSGKNKKGKIQVSFNSYSSFDTVLKWPDYQYEYGQGTMTKDKNGNYYYSYGASADGVSTGGTSSAFGPKFDGQYYFQYDPTIEGQSKERQLWRPYKDNIKGFWKTGSTYSNNVALESSNENTSFRSSLTYLKNEWMMPNTGFDRLNAALSFDHKLNERLRVAFKFNYSKTKSDNLPATGYSNQSISYFMIFQNPNVDLAWYAPIWKKDKYQTEQVHPFSSFIDNPYLIAYEMLNSVDKNFITGSANLNYKVSKNFEISLRSGLEVNNEARAQKRPWNTANYLQGMYREQFIKQMDLNNDLLFTYKKSFNNIDLTASAGGNIRYTEVKMFDYTGEGLLKPGFYAMPNAISVISKYAAPNDKQINSTYGLVNLSYKNLVFLDLTARNDWSSTLPSAFRSYFYPSAATSVILSDIFKLSSNNLNLWKLRASWSKVGNDTDPYMLIKYFKNSDFTGSVESPSMYPNPDLKPEMLTNIEGGMDFSILKNRLNYSVTAYQNNNKNQIVRIPALLETGYSTRIINAGEVRNRGIEMTLNTFPIKNKNFSWSVNANWSMNRNKILSLPEEFHGEPYTMGSVGGVVYYNAVVGGSLGDMYGYGLMYSPDGQVIYGSDGLTAKPTEMKKIGNAYPKWRAGLQNEFRYKGFTISFSFDGQYKGMAYSQSHHKMTEQGKLKHTLVGRDNPGGLIVGQGVVQNPDGSFSPNTKGVLVSTYYADYWRRANVETNSFDTSFVKLRDARISYTFPKSITEQLKLSELTFALFGRNLWMWTKFPLFDPEAATLDNNQITPGVEMGQLPTARTVGVQLNAKF; via the coding sequence ATGCGTAAAGAGACTCAAAAATTACTGGTTTTGTCACTGTTAGGATTAGTCAGTGTCAATCTGGCGGCTCAGCAAAAAGCTAAAAAAGATACTATTAAAAGCATTGATGAGGTGGTTGTAACAGCATTAGGCATTAAAAGACATGATAAGTCTTTGGGATATGTTGCGGAAAAAGTCAACTCCGAGGAGATTTTAAAAACTCAAAACAATAACTGGGCACAAGCATTGGAAGGGAAAGTTGCCGGTTTGAAAATTCAGACGGCAGGGGCCGGACCTTTAGGAAGCTCTTTAATTAAGCTTCGGGGAGATATTTCTATGAACCCGGCCAATAATGGAGCTCTAATTGTAGTAGACGGAGTTCCGCTGAACAGCTCGACAACAGGAACTGGCTTTTCTGCTTACGGAGCAGGATCTAAAGCAGATTTACCTATTGATTACGGAAATAACCTGAACACGATTAATCTGGATGATATAGAATCAATGACTATTTTGAAAGGATCTACCGCATCGGCACTGTATGGTTCCAGAGGAGCAGGTGGAGCCATTATGATTACTACAAAGTCAGGGAAAAATAAAAAAGGGAAAATCCAGGTTAGCTTTAATTCCTATTCAAGCTTTGATACTGTTTTGAAATGGCCGGATTACCAGTACGAATACGGACAGGGAACGATGACGAAAGATAAAAACGGAAACTATTATTATTCTTATGGAGCCTCGGCAGACGGTGTAAGTACCGGAGGAACAAGTAGTGCCTTCGGACCAAAGTTTGACGGACAGTATTACTTCCAATATGACCCTACCATAGAAGGACAGAGCAAGGAACGACAGCTATGGCGCCCTTATAAGGACAATATCAAAGGTTTTTGGAAAACAGGATCTACTTATTCCAATAATGTTGCTTTGGAAAGCTCTAACGAAAATACGTCATTCAGATCATCTTTAACCTATCTTAAAAATGAATGGATGATGCCAAACACAGGCTTCGACAGGCTGAATGCCGCACTTTCTTTCGATCATAAACTGAATGAAAGATTAAGAGTAGCTTTTAAATTCAATTACAGTAAAACAAAAAGTGACAATCTTCCTGCAACAGGATACAGCAACCAGTCGATTTCCTATTTTATGATTTTCCAAAATCCGAATGTTGATTTGGCATGGTATGCACCCATCTGGAAAAAAGACAAATATCAGACAGAACAGGTACATCCATTCAGTTCTTTTATAGACAATCCTTACCTGATTGCTTATGAAATGCTTAACAGTGTAGATAAAAACTTCATTACAGGAAGTGCCAACCTTAATTATAAAGTTTCCAAGAATTTCGAAATTTCACTAAGATCTGGCTTGGAAGTAAATAATGAAGCTCGTGCCCAAAAAAGACCATGGAATACTGCAAATTATCTTCAGGGGATGTACAGAGAGCAATTCATCAAACAGATGGATTTGAATAATGACTTATTGTTTACCTACAAAAAATCTTTTAATAATATCGATCTTACGGCATCTGCGGGAGGAAATATCCGTTATACGGAGGTTAAAATGTTTGATTACACAGGAGAAGGCTTATTAAAGCCAGGTTTTTATGCAATGCCGAACGCAATTTCTGTAATTTCTAAATATGCAGCCCCTAACGATAAGCAGATTAACAGTACTTATGGATTGGTAAACCTGAGTTACAAAAATTTGGTTTTCTTAGATCTTACCGCAAGAAATGACTGGAGTAGTACGTTACCATCCGCATTTCGTTCATATTTTTATCCTTCTGCTGCTACTTCTGTTATCCTTTCAGATATTTTTAAATTATCTTCTAATAATTTGAATTTATGGAAACTGAGAGCATCTTGGTCAAAAGTAGGAAACGATACGGATCCTTACATGCTTATAAAATATTTTAAGAATAGTGATTTTACGGGTTCGGTAGAATCTCCGTCAATGTATCCAAACCCAGATCTGAAGCCGGAAATGCTTACTAATATTGAAGGTGGTATGGATTTCAGCATCCTTAAAAACAGACTCAATTACAGTGTTACTGCCTATCAAAATAACAACAAAAACCAGATTGTAAGAATTCCGGCATTGTTGGAAACAGGTTACAGTACAAGGATTATCAACGCCGGAGAAGTAAGGAATAGAGGAATTGAAATGACTTTGAATACATTCCCGATTAAAAACAAAAACTTCTCTTGGAGCGTAAATGCAAACTGGTCTATGAACAGAAATAAAATTTTGTCATTGCCGGAAGAATTCCATGGAGAGCCATATACGATGGGGAGTGTAGGTGGAGTGGTTTATTATAATGCTGTTGTAGGAGGTTCACTGGGAGATATGTATGGTTACGGATTAATGTATTCTCCGGATGGGCAGGTAATTTACGGGAGCGATGGTTTAACGGCAAAGCCTACGGAAATGAAAAAAATCGGGAATGCTTATCCGAAATGGAGAGCCGGGCTTCAGAATGAATTCAGATATAAAGGTTTTACCATAAGCTTCTCATTTGATGGTCAGTATAAAGGGATGGCATATTCTCAATCTCACCATAAAATGACGGAACAGGGAAAACTGAAGCATACCTTAGTAGGAAGAGATAATCCCGGAGGCTTAATTGTAGGTCAGGGGGTGGTTCAAAATCCGGACGGATCATTTTCTCCAAACACAAAAGGTGTTTTGGTTTCTACCTACTATGCAGATTACTGGAGAAGAGCCAACGTAGAAACCAACTCTTTCGATACATCTTTTGTCAAGCTGAGAGATGCAAGAATTTCTTATACTTTCCCAAAAAGCATTACCGAACAGCTGAAACTTTCTGAACTTACCTTCGCTTTATTCGGAAGAAACCTTTGGATGTGGACGAAATTCCCATTATTCGATCCGGAAGCAGCAACTCTTGATAACAATCAAATTACACCGGGGGTTGAAATGGGGCAGCTGCCAACAGCAAGAACAGTGGGTGTCCAACTTAATGCTAAATTCTAA
- the ligA gene encoding NAD-dependent DNA ligase LigA: MSENIQQKIEELRKELHQHNENYYLLDTPTISDFDFDMLLEELRDLEAKYPEFYDENSPTVRIGGGITKVFPTVQHKFRMYSLDNSYDFNDLEDWEKRIIKTIDEPVEFVAELKYDGASISILYENGKLAQAVTRGDGFQGDEITANVRTISDIPLKLKGDFPEHFFMRGEIYLTRKNFDKINKLREEEGLDPFMNPRNTASGSLKMQDSGEVRKRGLSSVLYQFISEDIPAESHWELLEKAKSWGFKTSQQAKLCTTLDEVKEFINFWDVERHNLPFEIDGIVLKVNSLQQQRQLGYTAKSPRWAMAYKFKAEKVETELQSVSYQVGRTGAITPVANLKPVLLAGTIVKRASLHNEDIIKKLDLHENDFVYVEKGGEIIPKIVGVNTEKRTDESKEIEYIKHCPECGTELVKIEDQAIHFCPNELHCPPQVVGRMIHYVSRKALNIENLGSETIEQLYREKLIENPADFYTLTKEQLLPLERMAEKSAQNIISGIEKSKEIPFEKVLYGIGIKHVGETVAKKLVKNFPTIEELKNATVEELCQVEDIGTKIAVSIVDFFTNSENILMIERLKSYGVQLEKGESTNEVLSNALEGKTFLFTGKLSLFTRESAEEMVEKHGGKNISAVSKNLNYLVVGEKAGSKLKKAQDIGTIEILDEQQFLDLIG; the protein is encoded by the coding sequence ATGTCCGAAAACATTCAACAAAAAATAGAAGAACTTCGTAAAGAGCTTCATCAACATAATGAAAATTATTATCTTCTTGATACTCCGACAATTTCAGATTTTGATTTTGATATGCTGTTGGAAGAACTTCGTGATCTGGAAGCAAAATACCCTGAGTTTTACGATGAAAACTCTCCAACAGTACGTATTGGTGGCGGAATTACCAAAGTTTTCCCGACAGTTCAGCATAAATTCAGAATGTATTCTCTGGACAATTCTTATGATTTTAACGATCTTGAAGACTGGGAAAAAAGAATTATCAAAACCATTGATGAACCTGTAGAGTTTGTTGCTGAGCTCAAATACGACGGGGCCTCCATTTCTATTTTGTATGAAAACGGAAAATTAGCTCAGGCCGTTACTCGTGGAGACGGTTTTCAGGGTGACGAAATTACGGCAAATGTCCGTACCATTTCGGATATTCCATTGAAATTAAAAGGTGATTTTCCTGAACATTTCTTTATGCGCGGTGAAATTTATCTTACGAGAAAAAATTTTGATAAAATCAATAAATTACGTGAGGAGGAAGGGCTTGATCCTTTCATGAATCCAAGAAATACAGCCAGTGGAAGCTTAAAAATGCAGGACAGTGGTGAAGTGAGGAAGCGCGGACTTTCCTCAGTTTTATATCAGTTTATTTCCGAAGATATCCCCGCAGAATCGCATTGGGAATTGCTTGAAAAGGCAAAATCCTGGGGATTCAAAACTTCTCAACAGGCAAAACTATGCACGACTTTAGATGAGGTGAAAGAATTCATTAATTTCTGGGATGTTGAAAGACATAATTTACCTTTCGAAATTGACGGTATTGTTTTAAAAGTCAATTCCTTACAACAACAGAGACAACTTGGATATACTGCTAAGTCTCCGCGTTGGGCAATGGCTTATAAATTTAAAGCCGAAAAAGTGGAAACCGAATTACAAAGCGTTTCTTATCAGGTCGGAAGAACAGGAGCCATTACTCCGGTTGCTAATCTGAAGCCTGTTTTGCTGGCCGGAACCATTGTAAAAAGAGCTTCCCTACACAATGAAGATATCATCAAGAAGTTAGATCTCCATGAAAACGATTTCGTTTATGTAGAAAAAGGTGGTGAAATCATTCCGAAAATTGTAGGAGTCAATACCGAGAAAAGAACTGATGAAAGCAAAGAGATCGAATACATCAAACACTGCCCGGAATGTGGAACAGAATTAGTAAAAATTGAAGACCAGGCGATTCATTTTTGTCCGAATGAGCTTCATTGTCCGCCGCAGGTTGTGGGAAGGATGATTCATTATGTTTCCAGAAAGGCATTAAATATTGAAAACCTGGGAAGCGAAACCATCGAACAGCTTTACAGAGAAAAATTGATTGAAAACCCTGCAGACTTTTATACTTTAACCAAAGAACAGCTTCTTCCACTTGAAAGAATGGCAGAAAAGTCTGCACAGAACATCATTTCAGGAATTGAAAAATCAAAAGAAATTCCTTTTGAAAAGGTATTGTACGGAATTGGAATAAAACATGTTGGTGAAACGGTCGCTAAAAAACTGGTTAAGAATTTTCCGACTATTGAAGAGTTGAAGAATGCTACCGTTGAAGAGCTTTGTCAGGTGGAAGACATCGGGACAAAAATCGCAGTGAGTATTGTAGACTTCTTTACCAATTCTGAGAATATTTTAATGATCGAAAGACTAAAATCCTACGGAGTTCAGCTAGAAAAAGGAGAAAGTACCAATGAAGTTTTATCCAATGCTTTAGAAGGAAAAACCTTCCTTTTCACGGGAAAATTATCTTTGTTCACAAGAGAATCTGCAGAAGAAATGGTAGAAAAACATGGCGGAAAAAACATTTCTGCAGTATCTAAAAACCTTAATTATCTCGTAGTAGGCGAAAAAGCTGGAAGCAAACTGAAAAAAGCCCAAGATATCGGAACAATTGAAATTCTGGATGAGCAGCAGTTCTTAGATTTGATTGGATAA
- a CDS encoding DUF1349 domain-containing protein, giving the protein MKKIIVASFAVFSFFQGTKAQSLEKMTWFNEPSEWEIKDKKLTMTVTPQSDYWRISHYGFTVDDAPFYYSTYGGEFEAKVKITGDYKARFDQMGLMLRVDEENYIKAGVEFVDGKFNLSTVVTHKTSDWSVIVLDKTPPFVWIKAVRRLDAVEIFYSFDDKEYVMMRNAHLQDNIPVKVGFMAASPDGKGFKATFENFSVKHLPDQRRLEWLKNNQ; this is encoded by the coding sequence ATGAAAAAAATAATAGTTGCTTCTTTTGCAGTTTTCTCCTTTTTTCAAGGGACTAAAGCACAGTCTTTAGAAAAAATGACTTGGTTTAATGAACCATCTGAATGGGAAATCAAAGACAAAAAACTAACAATGACAGTCACGCCACAAAGCGATTATTGGAGGATTTCACATTATGGTTTTACGGTTGATGATGCACCATTTTATTATTCCACTTACGGCGGAGAATTTGAAGCCAAAGTTAAAATTACCGGAGATTATAAAGCCCGTTTTGACCAGATGGGATTGATGTTGAGAGTTGATGAAGAAAATTATATAAAAGCCGGTGTTGAATTTGTTGACGGAAAATTCAATCTAAGTACCGTAGTTACTCATAAAACTAGTGATTGGAGCGTGATTGTTTTAGATAAAACACCACCTTTTGTTTGGATAAAAGCGGTTCGCAGATTAGATGCTGTGGAAATTTTCTATTCGTTTGACGACAAAGAATATGTGATGATGAGAAATGCTCATTTGCAGGATAATATTCCTGTAAAAGTTGGTTTCATGGCAGCAAGTCCTGATGGAAAAGGATTTAAGGCTACTTTTGAAAATTTTTCTGTAAAACATCTTCCTGATCAGCGAAGATTGGAATGGTTAAAGAATAATCAGTAA
- a CDS encoding sugar O-acetyltransferase, with amino-acid sequence MNNLNEKQKMLSGELYDAGDAILVAERQQCKDLCFEYNHLLPSKIEERQSLIKKLFGRTTDKFLVEQPFYCDYGYNIEVGENFYTNHNVVILDCAKVTFGDNVFIAPNCGFYTAGHPLNVEERNKGLEDAKPITIGNNVWIGGGCTILPGVAIGDNTVIGAGSVVTKDIPANVLAFGNPCKVIREI; translated from the coding sequence ATGAATAATTTGAACGAAAAACAAAAAATGCTTTCCGGTGAATTATATGACGCAGGTGATGCCATTTTGGTTGCGGAAAGACAACAATGTAAAGATTTATGTTTCGAATATAATCATCTTTTGCCTTCAAAAATTGAAGAAAGACAAAGCTTAATCAAGAAGCTTTTTGGAAGAACAACCGATAAATTCCTTGTCGAACAACCATTTTATTGCGATTACGGGTACAATATCGAGGTTGGCGAAAACTTTTATACCAATCACAATGTTGTTATTTTAGACTGTGCTAAAGTGACTTTCGGAGATAACGTTTTCATCGCTCCCAATTGTGGATTTTATACAGCAGGACATCCTTTGAATGTAGAGGAAAGAAACAAAGGTTTGGAAGATGCAAAACCTATTACCATTGGAAATAATGTTTGGATTGGTGGTGGTTGTACCATTCTTCCCGGTGTTGCAATTGGTGATAATACGGTGATTGGAGCGGGAAGTGTCGTTACAAAAGATATTCCTGCCAATGTTTTGGCTTTCGGAAATCCTTGTAAAGTCATTAGAGAAATTTAG
- a CDS encoding calcineurin-like phosphoesterase C-terminal domain-containing protein: MNIKLIMPCLLISAMALSQASVSGYVYEDSNKNQKKENKEKGIENVAVSNGEQVVLTDKNGRYSLPIQDGQTIFVIKPSGYMTPVNENNLPQYYYQYKPKGSPTDFKYKGSAPTGELPKEINFALNKQNESRNFDILVFGDPQPYTEKQLDYFKRAIVNEVKTTKKNAVLGISLGDLVGDNLSLQKPYADVMKEIGLPWYNVMGNHDMNYEAKEDRLSDETFESNFGPANYSFNYGNVHFIVLDDILYPDPRDGKGYWGGFREDQLKFVENDLKLVDKNKLIVVSFHIPLEHKNEDNFRNSDRQKLFDYLTPFQNALILSAHTHIQQQLFYEKAAGWNGSKDLHEYNVGTTCGDWWSGTSDDLGLPTSTMRDGTAKGYSFISFNDNQYKVKYKTAGKPEDYQINLYVPKVIPYPSKTSAKILANFFMGSKKDKVEYRIDDEKWELMDYDETLDPNFVMSVFKWDTTQNIFPGRRPSNPEISKHIWTGDFSKKLSLGKHKVEVRATDMYGNQFSTSQEFEVQNSILIP; encoded by the coding sequence ATGAACATAAAACTTATAATGCCTTGCCTGTTAATTTCAGCAATGGCACTTTCACAAGCTTCTGTTTCAGGCTATGTATATGAAGACAGTAACAAGAATCAGAAGAAAGAAAACAAAGAAAAAGGAATAGAAAATGTTGCGGTTTCCAATGGAGAACAGGTTGTTTTAACCGATAAAAACGGAAGATACAGCTTACCAATTCAGGATGGGCAAACGATTTTCGTGATTAAACCTTCCGGGTATATGACACCCGTAAATGAAAATAATTTGCCTCAATATTACTATCAGTATAAACCGAAAGGTTCTCCCACAGATTTTAAATACAAAGGCTCTGCGCCTACAGGAGAACTTCCGAAAGAAATTAATTTTGCTTTAAACAAGCAGAATGAAAGCAGAAATTTTGATATTCTGGTTTTCGGAGATCCACAGCCTTATACCGAAAAGCAGTTGGACTATTTTAAGAGAGCCATTGTAAATGAGGTTAAAACTACTAAGAAAAATGCAGTATTGGGAATCAGTTTAGGAGATTTGGTGGGAGATAATCTAAGCCTACAAAAGCCTTATGCAGATGTAATGAAAGAAATCGGCTTGCCTTGGTATAATGTGATGGGAAACCACGATATGAATTATGAAGCGAAAGAAGACAGGCTTTCTGACGAAACCTTTGAATCAAATTTCGGACCTGCAAATTATTCATTCAATTACGGAAATGTTCACTTCATTGTTTTAGATGATATCTTATATCCAGATCCTAGAGATGGAAAAGGATATTGGGGAGGATTTCGTGAAGACCAGTTGAAATTCGTTGAGAACGATTTGAAGCTGGTAGATAAAAACAAACTGATTGTGGTTTCTTTCCATATTCCATTAGAGCATAAAAACGAAGATAATTTCAGAAACTCGGACCGTCAGAAATTATTTGATTATTTGACGCCTTTTCAAAATGCATTGATTTTGTCAGCACATACGCACATTCAACAACAGCTTTTTTACGAAAAAGCAGCAGGTTGGAACGGTTCAAAAGACCTTCATGAATACAACGTAGGAACAACTTGTGGAGATTGGTGGTCAGGAACTTCAGATGACTTGGGATTACCAACCTCAACTATGAGAGATGGTACGGCAAAAGGATATTCTTTTATCAGTTTCAATGACAATCAATATAAAGTTAAATACAAAACAGCCGGGAAGCCGGAAGATTATCAGATTAATCTATACGTTCCGAAAGTGATTCCTTACCCGTCAAAAACTTCTGCGAAAATCTTGGCTAATTTCTTCATGGGAAGCAAAAAAGACAAAGTGGAATACAGGATTGACGATGAAAAGTGGGAATTGATGGATTATGATGAAACCTTAGATCCGAATTTTGTAATGTCGGTGTTCAAATGGGATACCACACAGAATATTTTCCCGGGAAGAAGACCTTCAAATCCGGAAATCTCAAAACACATCTGGACAGGAGATTTCTCTAAAAAGCTTTCTTTAGGAAAACATAAGGTTGAGGTAAGAGCAACGGACATGTATGGAAATCAGTTCTCAACATCACAGGAATTTGAGGTTCAAAACTCAATTCTTATTCCTTAG
- a CDS encoding response regulator transcription factor, producing MTNIQSDLNDQLLQQDFPSTENEKIQLESCQKMAKNFVELENGIAILSDLKNNKSYIYSGKFADEINIFRDKNIQEIDSIWEKELFDQLNSEDVLQKHILELQFFQFIKTIPFEQRRDYCVISRLRLSERQNQRSLIHKMFYFSNSENCNTELSLCLYHFDFFQSDSYTGMIINTANGTIIHQTEAENSTFLSVREKEILKMIQQGKKSKEIAELLFISINTVNRHRQNILEKMRVSNTTEACTMASKLNWI from the coding sequence ATGACGAATATTCAATCCGACTTAAATGACCAACTTTTACAACAGGATTTTCCATCAACTGAAAATGAAAAAATTCAGCTGGAAAGCTGTCAGAAAATGGCAAAAAATTTTGTAGAACTCGAAAACGGAATTGCTATTTTAAGTGATTTGAAAAATAATAAAAGTTATATTTATTCAGGAAAATTTGCCGATGAAATTAATATTTTCAGGGATAAAAATATTCAGGAGATTGACAGCATTTGGGAAAAAGAATTATTTGACCAGCTTAATTCTGAAGATGTATTGCAAAAACATATTTTGGAGCTGCAGTTTTTTCAATTTATTAAAACCATTCCCTTTGAACAGCGTAGAGATTATTGTGTAATCAGCAGATTAAGGCTTTCAGAAAGGCAAAATCAGAGATCTTTAATCCATAAAATGTTTTATTTTTCAAATTCTGAAAACTGCAATACCGAATTATCTCTTTGTCTCTATCATTTTGATTTTTTCCAATCAGATTCTTACACCGGAATGATTATTAATACTGCAAACGGAACAATTATCCATCAGACAGAAGCCGAAAATTCGACATTTCTTTCTGTACGCGAAAAGGAAATTCTAAAAATGATTCAACAGGGAAAAAAAAGCAAAGAAATTGCCGAACTTTTGTTCATTAGCATCAATACCGTCAATCGACACCGACAGAATATTCTTGAAAAAATGCGAGTTTCGAATACAACCGAAGCCTGTACAATGGCTTCAAAATTGAATTGGATTTAA
- a CDS encoding glycerophosphodiester phosphodiesterase family protein, which yields MKKIILGLAVLSTVVMKAQTQIIAHRGYWQTQPPTTENSLKSLENAQNLKIYGSEFDVRMTKDGVLVVNHDEHHGKMEISETDFKELETLKLSNGEKFPTLKDYLKQGKKDKSLKLIVEIKPDKTKEKEDELTAKTIKMIKEMKLESQSEFISFSLNICKEIKRLEPTFKVQYLRGELSPEQIKSEGLDGIDYHYSVFQKNPAWIAEAKSLGLITNAWTVNDVTVYDELKKQGIGFITTNIPDQLKGK from the coding sequence ATGAAAAAAATTATCTTAGGGTTAGCAGTTTTAAGCACAGTCGTAATGAAGGCACAAACCCAGATTATTGCACACAGAGGGTACTGGCAGACACAGCCACCCACCACCGAAAACTCATTGAAATCATTGGAAAATGCTCAGAATCTGAAAATATATGGATCTGAGTTTGATGTAAGAATGACGAAAGATGGTGTCTTGGTGGTTAATCATGACGAACACCACGGAAAAATGGAGATTTCAGAAACCGATTTTAAAGAACTGGAAACATTGAAATTGTCGAACGGAGAGAAATTTCCAACCTTAAAAGACTATTTAAAACAGGGGAAGAAAGACAAATCATTAAAATTAATCGTAGAAATAAAGCCAGATAAAACCAAGGAAAAAGAAGATGAACTGACGGCAAAAACGATCAAAATGATTAAAGAGATGAAGCTTGAGTCTCAAAGTGAATTTATCTCTTTCAGCCTAAACATTTGCAAAGAGATCAAAAGACTTGAACCCACATTTAAAGTTCAGTATCTGAGAGGAGAATTATCTCCTGAACAGATTAAGAGTGAGGGATTGGATGGAATAGACTATCATTACAGCGTATTCCAAAAAAATCCTGCATGGATTGCCGAAGCAAAATCATTAGGGCTGATTACCAATGCCTGGACGGTGAATGATGTTACTGTATATGATGAGCTGAAAAAACAAGGTATTGGTTTCATTACAACCAATATTCCCGATCAGCTGAAGGGAAAATAA
- a CDS encoding SusD/RagB family nutrient-binding outer membrane lipoprotein, translating to MKKILLNIALLAGIGFGLVSCDRNLDEINVDGSRISDPVASKLLVPIQYNMSAINYMRADDFTFDIMQVSLGFPNEGNSLSRYYITENTGAGFWNNSYKWLMQIKDMRKAAERDNDANYTAIAMVLNAWVYSNLTDTYGDVPFFEASSLDEGIAQPKFDSQKDIYVKLLDELKAANSLFVTTKTLTGTDLFYKAESDVNGILNWKKFCNSLSLRLLTRILSRNGEVNVHARIQEIINNPTTYPIFQSNAETAKLNITGVAPLLPPIARPQDFTTSRAASEFFVETLKANNDPRMAMFFSTAKDLATNANIGYKGAPSGYNPGTVFTYQPSNLNQNLAKAPLNILILPYAELQFILSELALKGIISGNAQTFYENGVKATIEQWGATVPANYFANANVAYNGTLERIMLQKYVSLFFVDQQQWFEKRRTGFPVLPNNGGLLNNGLLPSRLMYPPNPRVLNTANYQAAVQQMGGDNINVKVWWNKP from the coding sequence ATGAAAAAAATACTTTTAAACATAGCTTTATTGGCAGGTATCGGTTTTGGTCTGGTGTCTTGCGATAGAAATCTTGATGAGATCAATGTAGATGGAAGTAGAATCAGTGATCCGGTAGCTTCAAAATTACTCGTTCCGATCCAGTACAATATGTCGGCGATTAATTATATGAGAGCTGATGATTTTACTTTCGATATCATGCAGGTTTCATTAGGTTTTCCGAACGAAGGAAACTCTCTTAGCCGTTACTACATTACCGAAAATACAGGTGCAGGCTTCTGGAACAACAGCTATAAATGGCTGATGCAGATTAAGGATATGAGAAAAGCGGCAGAAAGAGATAATGATGCTAATTATACTGCTATTGCAATGGTTCTGAATGCTTGGGTATATTCAAATCTTACAGATACATACGGGGATGTTCCATTTTTCGAAGCATCAAGCTTAGATGAAGGAATTGCCCAGCCGAAATTCGACAGTCAAAAAGATATTTATGTCAAATTATTGGATGAATTAAAAGCTGCAAATTCCCTTTTTGTAACCACAAAAACATTAACAGGGACGGATCTTTTTTATAAAGCGGAATCAGATGTCAACGGAATACTGAATTGGAAAAAGTTTTGTAATTCTCTTTCTTTGAGATTGTTAACGAGGATTTTGAGTAGAAATGGAGAAGTGAATGTCCATGCAAGAATTCAGGAGATCATTAATAACCCTACAACGTATCCTATTTTCCAGAGCAATGCAGAAACGGCAAAACTGAATATTACTGGGGTAGCACCGCTACTTCCTCCTATAGCCCGTCCGCAGGATTTCACTACAAGCAGAGCGGCTTCAGAATTTTTTGTAGAAACTTTAAAAGCAAATAACGACCCTAGAATGGCTATGTTTTTCTCTACAGCAAAAGATCTGGCTACTAATGCTAATATCGGTTATAAAGGTGCTCCGTCAGGGTATAATCCGGGCACGGTTTTTACCTATCAGCCATCCAACTTAAATCAGAATCTGGCAAAAGCTCCTTTAAATATTTTAATTCTCCCTTACGCCGAGCTTCAGTTCATTCTTTCGGAATTAGCACTGAAAGGAATTATTTCAGGAAATGCTCAGACCTTTTATGAAAATGGCGTGAAAGCTACAATTGAACAATGGGGAGCTACAGTGCCTGCCAATTATTTTGCCAATGCCAATGTTGCTTACAACGGAACCTTAGAGAGAATCATGCTTCAGAAATATGTGTCCTTATTCTTTGTAGATCAGCAACAATGGTTTGAGAAAAGAAGAACAGGTTTCCCAGTATTGCCAAATAACGGAGGTCTTTTAAATAATGGATTATTACCTTCAAGATTGATGTATCCTCCTAATCCAAGAGTCTTAAATACGGCTAACTATCAAGCTGCAGTTCAGCAAATGGGAGGCGATAATATTAATGTAAAAGTGTGGTGGAATAAGCCATAA